Part of the Paenibacillus aurantius genome, CTCTCCTCAGCTTCGTCTTGACCCTGATTTTCATCCAGGCCCTGCCCGTCTTCTCCTCCACCCGCAAAAATTACGTGCTGCGTAACGAGGAGGTGATCTGCCTGATTATCCTGCTCGCCTCCGTCATGACCGGAACGGTAGGGTGGACCATCGGGCCCGTGTCGGTGGAGCACGTGCTGTCCCGGTACCTCATACTCCTGTTTGCGCTGGTGGGAGGAGCTCCCTTGGGGGCATCGGTGGGGGTGATCTCCGGGATGATCTTAAGCTTGGCTGACGCCAACGCCGTTTACCAGATGAGCCTGCTCGCGTTTGCGGGGATGTTGGGCGGCTTGATGAAGGAGGGAGGGCGCATTGCCGTAGCACTCGGCATGCTTCTCGGCTCGTCCATTCTCTCTATTTATATCGGAACGCAGGCAACGGCCATGAATTCGACGTGGGAGTCGGCGGCCGCCGCGGTGCTGTTCTTCCTGACAGGCAAATCGATTCTCGGGACCTTGGCCAAGTATGTGCCGGGCACCCAGGAGAACATGAAAACGCACTACGATTATGCGAGACGGGTGCGTGATATAACGGCGGGGCGCGTGGAGCAGTTCTCGGAAGTGTTCCGCCAGCTCTCCAAGAGCTTCAAGCAGATGACGAATGACAATCCGGAAGCCAAAAGGGAGGCGGAAGTCGAGCATTTCATGAACGAGGTGGCGCAGAAGGCGTGTGCTTCCTGCTTCAAGCGGAAGACCTGCTGGAACAGCCAATTCTACCAAACCTATAAATATATGACGGAGATGATGTCAGCGGTTGAAGCGGACGAGGGGTTCGCGAAGCATGAAATTCCGGCGGAATGGAAGAAGGCCTGCTCGAAGACGGAGCAAGTGCTCCCAATCATGAAGCAGCAGTTCAGCCTGTTCCAGAACAACCTTCAATGGAAAAAGCAGATTCACGAAAGCCGGCAGCTGGTAGCGGACCAGCTGATCGGAGTCTCCCAGGTGATGGAGGACCTGGCCAAAGAGATCAAGCGGGAAGGGCAGGAGCTATTCCTGCAGGAGGAACAGATTCGTCACGCCCTGGAGGAGCTGGGGCTGTCGATTCAAGGAATCGACGTCATTTCACTCGAAGAAGGGAATGTGGAAATTGAAATCATCCATCAATATGTCAAAGGCTTTGACGAGTGCCGCAAAATCATCGCTCCTCTTCTCTCGGATATTCTGGGCGAGACCATCACCGTAAAAAAGGAGCATAACGCCGAACGAGGCGACGGCTTCGGGGTGGTCACCTTCGGGTCCGCCAAAACGTACGAGGTGGAGACCGGCGTGGCCGGCGCCGCCAAAGGCGGGGATCTGCTTTCGGGAGACAGCTTCAGCACCGTGGAGCTTGGGAACGGCAAGTTCGCGGTGGCGCTGAGCGACGGCATGGGCAACGGGGAAAGGGCCCGCGAGGAGAGCAGTACGGCGCTGACGATTCTGCAGCAGCTGCTGCAGTCGGGCATGGATGAGCGGCTCGCGATCAAATCGGTGAATTCGGTTCTAATGCTGCGCTCGTCCGATGAGATCTTTGCTACTGTGGATATGGCCTTGATCGACCTGTACAGCGCCCAGACGACCTTCATGAAGATCGGATCGACCCCGAGCTTCATCCGCCGGGGGAATGAGGTCATTCCCATCACGGCGAATAACCTTCCGGTCGGCATCCTGAAGGAGATCGAAGTGGACCTGGTCAGCGTGCAGCTGCAGCCGGGCGATATTCTGATCATGATGACGGACGGAATCTATGATGCCCCGGGCTATGCGGTGAACAAGGAGCTGTGGATGAAACGCGCGATTCAGGAAATCGGCGCCGACGATCCGCAGGAAATCGCCGACTGCCTGCTGGAGCGAATCGTGAGGCATCAGCACGGCGAGATTACCGATGACATGACGGTTCTCGTCGCACGCATTGAGCGGTACCAGCCCGAATGGGCAACTTTCCGCTGGCCGGGCATGGCCCGGATCGAGCGGCCTAAGGTGGTGAGCTGAAATGGTTAAGTGCATAGGGAGCTCCAATCGCAAAGCCATGATTCCGCGAGCCCGGGAGCCAAGCGGGCCTTTTTGCCGGCAGCCGGAATACGGATGGTCCGTGTCGTTTGCCCAAGACGGGGGCGGATGACCGGCTGCTTAGGTACGCCCTGTAACCGGAAGGGCCCTTTCGGTACGGGGCTTTTGCGTTTTCTCGGAGGTTTAAACTCTCTCAACTCCGGCCAAACTGATAGAGTAGCCAATGGTTGATGGGTTGATTCTACAGGGAAAAACGGCCTGCGGGCCGGGCAGCCATTGGCCGACACCGGTAACGGGAGAGGATAAGCATGAAACAGATTCTATTAATTACGGACGGTTGCTCCAACGTAGGCATCAGTCCTGTGATAGCGGCGGGACACGCCTTGTCCGAGGGCATAGTGGTCAATGTGATCGGGGTAATCGATCAAGGGGAGATCGGAGTGCTGGGCTCCGAAGAGATCGGCGAAATCGCGAAGGCGGGCGGCGGGATTTCCCGAATCGTGCCTTCGGTTACCCTTTCGCATACGGTACAGATGATGACCCGTCAGACAGTGGCGCATACGATCCGCCAGGCGGTTAACGCGGAGCTGAGAGAAATTATGGGCAGCGGGGATGTCGGCGAGCTTCCTCCTCCGAAGAGAGCCAAAATCGTGGCCGCCATGGACGACC contains:
- the spoIIE gene encoding stage II sporulation protein E; the encoded protein is MEKQRVWNRMELAMGNWTQGVQTSMRKAAKENRLVQTWVAKKWAFLLVGMAFLLGRATILDQLSPFAIAFFAVVYYIRKDLVPWVGLSVVAGSLLSLHSHSAYLAAELAVFLLIQKGMEKYERTEISYVPIMVGITTFLVQVFAYLVSMDMTWFTFAMSGIEALLSFVLTLIFIQALPVFSSTRKNYVLRNEEVICLIILLASVMTGTVGWTIGPVSVEHVLSRYLILLFALVGGAPLGASVGVISGMILSLADANAVYQMSLLAFAGMLGGLMKEGGRIAVALGMLLGSSILSIYIGTQATAMNSTWESAAAAVLFFLTGKSILGTLAKYVPGTQENMKTHYDYARRVRDITAGRVEQFSEVFRQLSKSFKQMTNDNPEAKREAEVEHFMNEVAQKACASCFKRKTCWNSQFYQTYKYMTEMMSAVEADEGFAKHEIPAEWKKACSKTEQVLPIMKQQFSLFQNNLQWKKQIHESRQLVADQLIGVSQVMEDLAKEIKREGQELFLQEEQIRHALEELGLSIQGIDVISLEEGNVEIEIIHQYVKGFDECRKIIAPLLSDILGETITVKKEHNAERGDGFGVVTFGSAKTYEVETGVAGAAKGGDLLSGDSFSTVELGNGKFAVALSDGMGNGERAREESSTALTILQQLLQSGMDERLAIKSVNSVLMLRSSDEIFATVDMALIDLYSAQTTFMKIGSTPSFIRRGNEVIPITANNLPVGILKEIEVDLVSVQLQPGDILIMMTDGIYDAPGYAVNKELWMKRAIQEIGADDPQEIADCLLERIVRHQHGEITDDMTVLVARIERYQPEWATFRWPGMARIERPKVVS